The segment AGATCGAGGGGGAGGAGGAGCTTGAGGAAGAGGTCCCCTTCCACATAGGGCAGGTCGTGGAAGTCACGGCCGGGCCCTTCACGGACTTCTCCGGGACCGTTCAGGAAGTTTACCCGGACAAGGGAAAGGTGAAGGTGGAGGTGTCGCTCTTCGGCCGACCCACATCGGTCGAGCTCGACTTCACGCAGCTTCTGGGCTACTAGGGCTCTCGGCTCAACTCGCGCGACGCGCGACTAAGAAATAGGGCATGGCGAAAAAGGTCGTCGGTTTCATCAAGCTTCACGTCACGGGCGGGCAGGCGAACCCTGCACCCCCGGTCGGCCCCGCGCTCGGGCAGCACGGCGTGAACATCATGGAGTTCTGCAAGCAGTTCAACGCGGTGACCCAGCAGCAGCAGGGGATCACGGTGCCGGTGGAGATCACGGTCTATGGAGACCGCTCCTTCACCTTCATCACGAAGACTCCGCCCGCCGCGGTTCTCCTGCGTAGAGCGGCCGGATTGCAGAAGGGCTCGAGCGTCCCGAACCGCGACAAGGTCGCCACGGTCACGCGAGCGCAGCTCCAGGAAATCGCGGAAACGAAGATGAAGGACCTGAATACTCGGAATCTAGATTCGGCGATTCGCATGGTCGCGGGAACGGCCCGAAGCATGGGGATCGTCGTCGAAGGCTGACGATAGTGGGTTCGGAAGGTCGCAAAAAAAAGCGAAGGGACTATCCGGCGCATCCGCCGGCGTCCGTAGAACCACCCGATGTGAGCCGCCACGGGTGGGAGGACGAAACGGGACGGCTCGTGTGACATGCCCGCACAGGGAAAGAAGTTTCGCGACGCCAAGGCGAAGGTGCCACGGGGGGTCAGGCTCCCTCCGAACGAAGCGCTCGCGCTGGTGAAGGACCTCGCCTTCGCGAAGTTCGACGAAACCGTGGAGGTGGCGACCCGCCTCAGCGTGGACCCGAGGCAGGCGGACCAGATCGTTCGCGGAACCGTCGTCCTCCCCCACGGCACCGGGAAGACCTCTCGCGTCCTGGTGATCGCGCAGGGGGACAAGGCCCAGGAAGCCAAGGAGGCCGGAGCGGATTTCGTGGGGATCGAATACGTCCAGAAGATCCTCGAGGGGTGGCTCGACTTCGACGTCGCGGTGGCCACCCCCGACCAGATGGGGAAGGTGGGCCCGCTCGGACGGGTCCTCGGACCCCGCGGACTGATGCCCACCCCCAAGGCCGGGACCGTGACGATGGATATTGGACGCGCCGTCTCGGAGATCAAGGCCGGAAAGATCGAATTCCGCGTGGACAAGACGGGGAACGTGCACGCGCCCATCGGGAAGACTTCCTTCGAGCAGCAGAGCCTCGAGGAGAATCTCCATGCCTTCATGGAATCCATCGTCCGGGCGCGGCCCTCGGCGGCGAAGGGGGGCTACATCATGAGTGTCACCGTGTCGAGCACGATGGGCCCGGGCGTCCCGGTGGATGAAAACGTGTATCGGCGGAGGGCCAGCTGATGAAACGCACGAGCAAGGAGAGTTTCGTCACCGGCTTCCGCGACCGGGTGCGGTCCGCCCCGGTCTTTTACCTCACCGACTTCTCGGGCTTGGACGTGAAGTCCATGACCGAGCTTCGGCACCGGCTGCGCGCCGCCGGCGCCGAATATGTCGTCGTCAAGAACCGCCTCGTGTTGCGGGCGCTACGCGAGCTCGACCTCGAGCTCCCGGAGCTGGCCGAGCACCTGGCGGGTCCGACGGGCATCGTGATCGCCGGGGAGAGCCCGGTCGAGTCCGCCAAGGCGCTCGCGGAATTCGCGAAGGGCCACGAGGACCGTCCCGTCTTCAAGATCGGGCTCGTGGACAAGAACATCGTGGCAGCCGGGCAGTTCGCGCGCCTCGCCAAGCTTCCGCCGCGGGACGAGCTGCTCGCGCAGCTCGCCGGTGCGCTTCAGGCGCCGCTCGCCGCCTTTGTGGGAATCCTCGAGGCGAAGCTGCAGGAGGCCGCGGGCCTCCTCGAATCGCTCCGGGCGAAGAAGGAATCCGAGGAGAAGTAGGTCGAATCACCCCCCGGCGACACCGGGGTCCCCCAAGGAGAGTTCAGGATCATGGCTACGAATCAGGAGAAGCTCCTCGACACGATCGGGAACATGACGGTTCTCGAGTTGTCCGAGTTCGTCGAGGCGTTCAAGGAAAAATTCAATGTCACGGCGGCGGTGGCCGCCGCTCCCTCGGCCGCCGCGGCCGCGCCCGGTGCGCCGGCAGTCGAGGAGCAGGAGGAGTTCGAGGTGATCCTCCAGACCGTCGGTGACAAGAAGATCCAGGTCATCAAGGTCATCCGCGAGGTCACGAGCCTCGGGCTCAAAGAGGCCAAGGATCTCGTGGACGGCGCGCCTTCGACCGTGAAGGAGGCGGCCACGAAGGACGAGGCCGCCCAGATCAAGGCGAAGCTCGAAGAGCAGGGAGCCACGGTCACTCTGAAGTAGCGGCTTCACGGAACCGGGCCGGTCCGGGAGTGATTCCCGGCCGCCACGACCGAGCCGGGGGGACGGAGCCGTCCCCCCGGCACTTGCATCTCAACTCGTATCTCACGCCACCGGGTCCGTTCGCGGATCCGGGCTGATTCAAGGGGGACCCCGTTGGAGACTCGGAACGCTACCCGGCCGATCGTGAACTTCGCGAAGCTCGAGCCGGTTCTCCCGATGCCCGACCTCCTCGACGTTCAGCTCCGCTCCTTCGAGCAGCTGATCAAGAGGGAGGCGGATCCCGCGGAACAGTGGGATTTCAGCCTCGACCGGGTGTTCGGGGAGATTTTCCCGATCAGCGACGTCAACGAGAACTTCACTCTCGAATACGTGTCCGCGGAGCTCGGGGAGCCGAAGTATTCGGTCGAGGAATGCATCGAGCGGGACATGACCTTCGCGGCGCCGCTCAAGGCGGTTCTGCGTCTCATCGTCTGGGAGGACGTGGAGGACGATGAACGCCGCCCCCAAGATATCATCGAAAAAGAAGTCTACCTCGGGGATCTCCCTCTCCTGACCGACCTCGGCACCTTCATCATCAACGGCGCCGAACGGGTCGTGGTGAGCCAGCTGCACCGCTCGCCCGGCGTCGTCTTCGAGGAGGACACGCACCCGAACGGATCGCGCCTCCACAGTGCGCGGATCATCCCCTTCCGGGGCTCCTGGGTCGAGTTCACGATCGACATCAACGATGTCTGTTACGTCCATATCGACAAGAAGAAGAAGTTTCCCGCGACGGCCCTTCTGAGGGCTTTTGGTTGGGGAACGGTCGACGAGCTCTTCCGCCTCTTCCACAAGGTCAAGGCGGTGACGCTGAAGAAGTCGCACTTCCAGGCGAACTCCGAGCTCGAGGGACAGGTGCTCGCCGAGGACGTCGCGGATTCGAAGACCGGGGAAATCCTTCTGGAGCTCGGTGCGGACCTCACCGAAGAGGCGCTGAAGAAGCTCCAGCGGGCGGGCCGAAAGCGGATCAAGGTTTACGCGCCCCTGACTGACTCCGAGAGGGGTCAGAGCCAGATCGTAAAGCGCACGATCCTGAAGGACCCGACCCACTCCGAGGAAGAGGCGCTGTACGCGATCTATTCGCTCCTTCGTCCGGGAGAGGCACCGAACGTAGAGACGGCGCGGGAGGCCCTCGAGCGGGTCTTTTTCAACGCGAAGCGCTACGACCTCGGACGTGTGGGCCGCTACAAAATCAACCAGCGCCTCGGGCTCGACACGCCACGGAGCAAGACAGTTCTCACGCGGGAGGACTTCGTCGCGATCTTCAGCTACCTCATTGACCTGAACGAGGGGCGGGGCTTCACCGACGACATCGACCACCTCGGGAACCGGCGGGTCCGGACGGTCGGGGAGCTCATCGCGAATCAGCTCTCCGTGGGTCTCTCGCGGATGGCGCGGCTCGTGCGCGAGCGCATGTCCATCAACACGGACCCCGAAAAGATCTCGATCGACGACCTGGTGAACGCCCGGACGGTCTCCGCGGTGATCCAGGCCTTTTTCGGCTCGTCCCAGCTTTCGCAGTTCATGGACCAGACGAATCCGCTCGCCGAGCTCACGCACAAGCGGCGGGTCTCCGCACTCGGTCCCGGAGGGCTCTCGCGCGAACGCGCCGGGTTCGAGGTTCGGGACGTCCACTATTCTCACTATGGCCGTCTCTGCCCGGTCGAGACGCCGGAAGGACCGAACATCGGTCTCATCTCGTCGCTCACGACGAACTCGCGGGTCAACGAGCTCGGCTTCATCGAGACGCCCTACCGGAAGGTCGGGAAGGGGAAGGTCACCGCGGAGATCGAGTGGCTCTCCGCGAACGAGGAGGAGGAAGCCCGGATCGCGCAGGCGAACGCGCCCTTGGGTCCGGACGGATCCTTCAAGAACGAGTTTGTCCTCTGCCGCGAGCGGGGAGACTTCCCCCTCCTCCCCCCGGCGCAGATCGATTACATGGACGTCTCGACGGACCAGCTCGTCTCCGTCGCGGCGGCGCTCATTCCCTTCCTCGAGCACGACGACGCCAACCGCGCCCTCATGGGCTCGAACATGCAACGGCAGGCTGTGCCTCTGCTCACAGCAGATGCTCCTCTGGTCGGCACCGGGGTCGAGCAGCGCGCCGCCCAGGACTCCGGAGACATGGTCGTCTCCCCGGTCGTCGGCGAGGTGGTCGAAGTGACCGGCGACGAGATCGTGGTGAAGGAGAAGGACACCAACAAGAAGCACACCTTCCCCCTCGACAAGTTCAAGCGGTCCAACCAGGGCACCTGCATGAACCACAAGCCGTTGGTTCGCGAGGGTGACAAGGTCAAGGTCGGCGACGTCCTGGCCGACGGGCCATCGACCGATACCGGTGAGCTGGCCCTCGGCCGCAACCTGCTCGTGG is part of the Gemmatimonadota bacterium genome and harbors:
- the rplA gene encoding 50S ribosomal protein L1, translating into MPAQGKKFRDAKAKVPRGVRLPPNEALALVKDLAFAKFDETVEVATRLSVDPRQADQIVRGTVVLPHGTGKTSRVLVIAQGDKAQEAKEAGADFVGIEYVQKILEGWLDFDVAVATPDQMGKVGPLGRVLGPRGLMPTPKAGTVTMDIGRAVSEIKAGKIEFRVDKTGNVHAPIGKTSFEQQSLEENLHAFMESIVRARPSAAKGGYIMSVTVSSTMGPGVPVDENVYRRRAS
- the rpoB gene encoding DNA-directed RNA polymerase subunit beta — protein: METRNATRPIVNFAKLEPVLPMPDLLDVQLRSFEQLIKREADPAEQWDFSLDRVFGEIFPISDVNENFTLEYVSAELGEPKYSVEECIERDMTFAAPLKAVLRLIVWEDVEDDERRPQDIIEKEVYLGDLPLLTDLGTFIINGAERVVVSQLHRSPGVVFEEDTHPNGSRLHSARIIPFRGSWVEFTIDINDVCYVHIDKKKKFPATALLRAFGWGTVDELFRLFHKVKAVTLKKSHFQANSELEGQVLAEDVADSKTGEILLELGADLTEEALKKLQRAGRKRIKVYAPLTDSERGQSQIVKRTILKDPTHSEEEALYAIYSLLRPGEAPNVETAREALERVFFNAKRYDLGRVGRYKINQRLGLDTPRSKTVLTREDFVAIFSYLIDLNEGRGFTDDIDHLGNRRVRTVGELIANQLSVGLSRMARLVRERMSINTDPEKISIDDLVNARTVSAVIQAFFGSSQLSQFMDQTNPLAELTHKRRVSALGPGGLSRERAGFEVRDVHYSHYGRLCPVETPEGPNIGLISSLTTNSRVNELGFIETPYRKVGKGKVTAEIEWLSANEEEEARIAQANAPLGPDGSFKNEFVLCRERGDFPLLPPAQIDYMDVSTDQLVSVAAALIPFLEHDDANRALMGSNMQRQAVPLLTADAPLVGTGVEQRAAQDSGDMVVSPVVGEVVEVTGDEIVVKEKDTNKKHTFPLDKFKRSNQGTCMNHKPLVREGDKVKVGDVLADGPSTDTGELALGRNLLVAFMPWQGHNFEDAIIISERLVKDDVLTSIHIEEHELDARDTKLGAEEITRDIPNVPEEVLANLDDEGIIRVGAEVGPGDYLVGKVTPKGETELTPEERLLRAIFGEKAR
- the rplL gene encoding 50S ribosomal protein L7/L12, whose product is MATNQEKLLDTIGNMTVLELSEFVEAFKEKFNVTAAVAAAPSAAAAAPGAPAVEEQEEFEVILQTVGDKKIQVIKVIREVTSLGLKEAKDLVDGAPSTVKEAATKDEAAQIKAKLEEQGATVTLK
- the rplJ gene encoding 50S ribosomal protein L10, which codes for MKRTSKESFVTGFRDRVRSAPVFYLTDFSGLDVKSMTELRHRLRAAGAEYVVVKNRLVLRALRELDLELPELAEHLAGPTGIVIAGESPVESAKALAEFAKGHEDRPVFKIGLVDKNIVAAGQFARLAKLPPRDELLAQLAGALQAPLAAFVGILEAKLQEAAGLLESLRAKKESEEK
- the rplK gene encoding 50S ribosomal protein L11; this translates as MAKKVVGFIKLHVTGGQANPAPPVGPALGQHGVNIMEFCKQFNAVTQQQQGITVPVEITVYGDRSFTFITKTPPAAVLLRRAAGLQKGSSVPNRDKVATVTRAQLQEIAETKMKDLNTRNLDSAIRMVAGTARSMGIVVEG